Below is a genomic region from Henckelia pumila isolate YLH828 chromosome 3, ASM3356847v2, whole genome shotgun sequence.
ttctcctccacagcctgatcatgtctcagggcaaacacctggccagaagctcgtggcctcaaatgagaactcccagcagactgtccctgcgacctctgctgtacggtagcctgagaacccgatcctgaaccagaaccagaaccgcctcccccagacagtggacaatccctccggatatgaccagtctctccacaacggaaacaagctccagaagctctacggcacttgtcggatggatggttcttcccacaatgatcacacttgtccttcttaccgaaacggacaacacctcccgaaccagaggaagaagaagatccagacttcttgaaagtttgggcacggggacccaaagaactagcaggcctcgactgagggaaagacctgttccgccgaatgctgtcctccgcctggtgacaacggctcaccaaaccctcgtaggacatgtcgtcaccaaccgccacacggtcatggatctcagggttaaggccctgaaggaacagattatacttcatctctgagctatcagcaatctcggggcaataggatagaagatcaaagaacctctgctgatactcatcgatagacatggctccctgtcgcagactcagtagctcgcctgccttcgactgacggagtgcaggaggaaaataccgcttttggaaagctgtgcggaactcggcccaggtggccactcctctcgccgcaacaaaaggtgcagaagtaaacctccaccacctgcgcgcacgcccatccagaagatagccaagggtctccaccttctgctcatcggtgcattggaaagtctgaaaagtcgtctccatgcggtctaaccagttctccgcatcctccggagactcacctccaactaagggcttaggacccatagctaagaatcgacgcacagtgaaacgctcgtcgtcatggtgacgatgacgccgttctcgacgaggctcccggtcggcatcaccccaacgcccaccaacactgccatgagaactctggtcgtcacgatttgacatctacaaaaatacctcaagatgagactaaatcccaagaaatcttttgcatgctttgataccataaatgtagtgacccttacgcagatcacctactaaacagaacttatgcatgcaattaacttaataaaacagatatcagaataaactgcgaaatccaaaaacattatacaatcccaagtaaaggaatctgtaattatccaatattatacaaccaaatcgaatagctgtataaacccaaacaacagtaataaaacctagacgaagctccagctggccaaccactgactagcccctcctggatccaccctcctcgtccaatcgcaaacctgccccatggaatagggtgtccagaaaaatacagagtacgagacgtgagcataaaacgctcagtgcgagagtatgagtatacatgcatgcaaagtgaactccctatagactcgaggtcaaggatcagataacagagacagaccgggccctggtatgtagcacgctatgccgtcgcttcaggaggtggctcccataccgagataactgtggatacgccggacccaaatcgatggaagtccatccactaacaggatagggtacaaccctactaacagacatctcgaaggagatacagcaagatgcaaatgaatgcagcataatatcatggcatataaatcatgcagtcatataatacatgcatactcagtcaggatatctcgaacagtactttcgtacctcaatacagtgcaagctctaccaactctaggtccacgcctataatatgctctacactgccaaatgatactactatcatcaaagtgctctaaaagccttaactaagctattgcatactcctaaatatttataggaagcaaaagctataccttcgtccgtcgttagccctttgatgtcgatgcctccagaacttgggcacgactccgctacgactaccgaacgcctctccgacctccggaccaagcttaagaaagactagaacagctccaaaaggactagaaaggaaaggagaactcggaattggcaaatgaaagtgaagtctcggccttctatttatagacaaagatcggaacttccgatccttgatcggaacgtccgaacctcgatcggaacgtccgatcctgccatcggagcttccgaagatcctgatctgccacgtgtcaaaatatcacttgttgactccggataggggtgatcggaacgtccgatcctgatcggagcttccgatccagccacacgtcatggatgacgtaatatcatcggtgcctccgatcctcatcggagcttccgatcccgatcggagcttccgatcgtcccttcggagcttccgatccgtccaatccccaatttatttaattagcattaatcctttaattactcaattagggttcgggctactacagggacttcttatatcagagtagaagagtaagatttcctaaaatgacatagggatgggcatttttggaaatcactgaattcggattcagaaaatttatcttgactttaaaagatgcagaaatggtttctgtgcacattggtgaaattggtttatcaatctgagtcacgatgaattttatattaatttttgatcatgcgggctttgcttgtcaggcttgaacttatgactaatgggccctaagctgttagcagcccacattataaataagttattgcagtacagaaattacacaacagaggctcataattttgaacactagggttttttgAGAcctatagtggccgccccctctctgtgttttctctctgaaaattccagcctgtgaatttcgaatttgcagtctggtttaacggatcaaattcgttaattctcttcgtagaaacatctgatagattttctagtgcaatctatcagagggattaaacttctgttcgtggacctgattgaagaattgttcatccatcagttcctgggatatacaacaagagcagagtaatctgttggtgtccataatctcgtttcgagatttcaaggtaaaaatttaattgttatttaatttttacacgcacaatttaatcgtaaagttttgatacccatgatatggaatcgttccatataaaatttttaaacttccgctgcaccgggtatcaattctgattgatctgatcacagttttccaacacattCTCTACAGTCTACTCATTTTGACTCACAAATTCGCAGCTCTTCTCATTCAttgatttccaaaattttcttttctttcacttGCCTTCTGCCAtcattcttttctttctttattttccaccactttttttttcttttgtactGAACACAACCAACACACCATTCCAATCTCAATTTTTCATTCGGagtataaacaaaaataaactacATTCAATTTACTCCCCACAAGGTAGGAATGAGTGTTTAAGCTATGGGTAGAGGTTATAGGATATTGAACAAAgtcgaatgggggtttaccacACGTTTTCATGCATGCCATTCGTTTTCTATTAAGCTCAAATTAGGCACTAGGGACACATTAAGTCAAGGGTGGTTTGAAAGGCACAAACATAATTCAGAAAGAATTGCCAATATCACTCCTAAATCACAGTatacccgtattgcgcctcaagGGATGTTTGAACTTGTTCTAGAGAAATTTCAATTCACAGTTAACTCATAcagatctcaatcagtgcagaacaGAGAATCATCAGTAGTAAGCGATGATTACACCAAAACAAGCTTCAGATTATGCACCTCTCGTGCTCATATAAACGTGAAGGCTCAACTGGGCATCTAAGGATAATTCACGAAAGATTTTAAGcccaaagatcaaacaaattgcctcaatcatatccaagtttgtatgtttcaacTTCAGATTCAAGTGTACCTCACAGAGTGTTTAGAGATATATTCATCGACTTGGTTGTACTAGTTCAAAACTATTTGTCAAGCAAAGAAGATGATCATGGattcaaaactaaaaaaaaattattttattatttttttttcatcattgtCTTTTTGGTTTCATTCACAACACTTGAAACAACAGTACAAACGACTCGAACGAACAAAAAGCATGAAAACAGAATGAAAACACAAAAGACACAACCTTCCCAAACTAAAAACgagcattgtccccaatgctacTTGACACCACCAAATCTAAAAACACAAAAGaaacataaaaacaaaaagCACTAATCACTCCCCTGGTCTGAATCAGAATCCTCCCCATCGAGGTCTTCGGGCAGATCCCGAAGCGGTGGAGCATATTGGAATGGGAAGGCGAAGGATACGGCGGTGGAACTGGATAAGCTGCAGGGTCCATCCCAGCATTTGCGAGCAGCCCTTGCATCATGGCATTGGTAGATTCGTTGTGGGCTGCATTCACCTCCTGGCATTTATCCATATGTTGCACCCAGGCAGAAATTTCTCTCAGTGTCTCATTCGTGGTGCGTCGAGCAGGGGGTGGCTTAAGCACATTCCTCGATGATTGACCGGGTCTAGAACGTGCCCGGCCATCAGATGTAAACTCCCTGAGTCGGAACGACTTTTTCGCCCTCAAAATAGTGTCATCCACATCCTGCGTTGGGTGCAACCATTCTTCGTCGTCCCTGGTTTGGACACCAGCTCGCACACAAAGTGCAGAAACAATGGTCGGAAAGAATATCGCAATGTTGGAAGTACGAATGGACGTGTACAACTCTCGGTTGATAATCCGTCCGACATTGAGCGGCCATTGCTTATGCAGGGCATACAGCAGCACCGCCCTGCTCATCACCACCTCATTGGTGTGGGATACCGACATTAATATGTGAGTCAGAAAAGCATACCACAAGGCCGGTTCCAGCCGCaaatatttttctttgaaaGACACAAATTTCACTAAGTCTTTCCAAACGTTTCCATCATAGCACAGAACATTAGTAATTTCATTATAATCCGGGTTAGCCTTAAATGCTTGAAATTGGCTATCATCCACATCCGGAGTTTCCAAAAAATCATTAATAGCGGCAGGAGTGAAAGAAACCATCTTACCCCGCACGAAAACCATGCTATCTGTACGCTCGACGGCATTGGCATAGAACTCTCGTACCAAGGGGACAATCGCCGCTAGAGGTTGTTGGCAAAATTTGGTCCATCCTCGAGCCACGATGTCAAGGGAGGCGGTGCGTTCTTCGGAGATATTGAATCCCCTCTCTGCAATTGGATTCCTATTAGATTTGGCCGCCTCATACCTCGCCTTAGCTTCTTCCGAGATGAATTTTCCATCTATGATGTTGGATGGGGTAGCCCTAGAAGTGACAATCTTTTGTTTCTTTGGCGCCATGGTGTACGAAACTTGAAGAATCAATTGATGTACCTATGAATTGGAGAGAACAAAGAGAAGTATGAAGTGAAAGAGAGAGACGGCGAGAGAGATTAGGGTTAGGAAGAGGAATTAGAAAGGTAATTGTAAAAGAATGAAAGGGGGATCGGGTTTTATTTTTTCTGAGTCTGCGCGATGCGCCTGAGCGGTAGAAAACAGCCGCTCGGGCGCACCccccttttttttaaaacactggACAGTGGGCATGCGCCTGGGCGGCAGAAAATAGCCGCTCGGGCGCACCcccttttttgaaaaaaacatgAAAACAGAAGGGATGCGCCCGGGCGGCGAAAAACAACCGTCCTAGcgcatcaaatttttttttttttaaaacttaaaaaaaaaaagtactcAACTCGGGAAAAAAACTAACTTAACAACcctgagaaaaaaaataaactaacttAAAAAGTTCTAACtttaaaactaaaactaaaacgaacaaaaataaaattaaataaaagagaaaGTAGAATGTAGTTCTCAATTTAAAGTCGAGAGCTTGACTTTTCTTCCTCCCCAAACTAGTCTTGGTCAGTCAATGTGGTGATGACCGACATGTAATCAATGTCACCCCCCACGTAGTGCTTAAGCCTTTGAGCATTGACCGTAAAAGACTCGTTTCTGGCATCTTTGATCGCAATGGCCCCCGATGGATACACTCTGGTGATTTTATAGGGGCCTGAACACCTAGACTTCAGTTTCCCGAGAAACAGCCTCAACCGGGAGTTGAATAGCAAGACAACATCTCCTTCCTTGAATTCCCGCTGACGAATGCGCCTGTCATGTATTCTCTTGGTTCGTTCCTTTTACGAAACCGCCATATCATATGCACTGTGACGGAATTCCTCCAGTTGATTAAGCTCCAACAATCTCTTTTCACCTGCAGCAGCAAATTCAAAGTTTAGGGTCTTAGTAGCCCAATATACTCTATGTTCTAACTCAACAGGTAAATGACATGCCTTTCCAAATAACATTCTATAAGGGGAAGggcctataggtgttttaaatgcGGTCCTATAGGTCCATAAGGCATCATCAAGTCGAAgtgcccaatctttccgatTAGTACTCACACTTTTCTCCAAAATCTGTTTGATTTCTCGATTGGATACTTCCACTTGGCCATTGGTCTGGGGGTGATATGGGGTAGAGACTTTATGCTTGACACCATATTTTTTTAAGAGTTTGACAAAAAGTTTATTGCAAAAGTGGGTGCCACCATCACTAATGATTGCACGGGGTGTACCAAaccgattaaaaatatttttcttcaaaaatttcagtacAACCTGTGCATCATTTGTCGCATAAGCTTCAGCCTctacccattttgaaacataatcgactgcGACCAGAATGTATTTTTTTGTCATAAAAATTGGAAATGAtcccatgaagtcgattccccatacatcaaatatctcacactcaatGATATTATTTAAATGTATTTCATTTCGGTTTGAGATATTACCTATCCGTTGACATCTATCACAAGATAATACAAACAAGCGCGCATCCTTAAAGAGATTGGACCAATAAAACCCATATTCAAGTACCTTTGCTGCTGTTTTGACTGGCCCAACATGACCACCTACCTCACGATCATGACAATGACTGAGGATGCTTTGCATTTCTTCTTCCGCCACACATCTTTGGATCATTGAGTCAgcacatattttaaacaaaaacggttcctcccaaaaataatgcttgacatctgataaaaaaaatttcttctgaTGGAAAGACAGATTATGTGGGAGTGTGCTTGTGACTAGATAATTAGCAAAATTAGCATACCATGGTGAACTTTCTATGGCAAAAAGTTTTTCATCAGGGAACCAATCATGTATGTCCTCTATCTCATTTGTTGCACCATCAGCAATGCATTCTAATCTAGATAGATGATCAGCTACTACATTTTCAACACCTTTCTTATCCCTGAtctctaaatcaaattcttgcaaaagtaaGATCCACCTAATCAGTCTAGGTTTTGCATCTTTCTTTGCCAACAAGTGCTTAATAGCAGAGTGATCTGTGTATACTGTGATTTTTGAGAGTACAAGGTATGAATGAAATTTATCCAGTGCAAATACTACAGCTAACAACTATTTTTCAGTGGTGGCATAATTTAGTTGAGCTTCATTAAGAGTCTTGCTAGTGTAGTAAATAGTTTTGAATACCTTGTCTATTCGTTGGACAAGCACTGCGCCAACAGCAGAGTCACTTGCATCGCACATGAATTCAAATGGGAGATCCCAGTTCGGTGATGTAAGTATTGGTGCAGTCACCAGTCTTTCTCTCAACACttcaaaggcctgcaaacaatttGAATCAAAGTCAAAAGGGGCCTCTTTCATTAGCAAAGAAGAAAGAGGtttggaaatttttgaaaaatccttaATAAACCGCCGATAGAAGCCGGCATGGCCCAAGAAACTTTTGACTCCCTTGACTGTCGTAGGTGGAGGTAAATTTTGAATAACGTGCACCTTGGCTTTGTCCACCTCGATCCCCTGCTCAGAAATTCGGTGACCCAATACTATACCTTTTGTCACCATGAAATGGCACTTCTCCCAGTTCAGTACCAAATTTGTCTCCTCGCATCTCATTAAAACAGAATTCAAGTTAtgcagacatgcatcaaaagatttaccgaaaatagagaaatcatccatgaaaatttctaaaaaattttcgACCATATCATAAAAAATGCAGTCATGCACCTCTGAAAAGTAGCAGGAGCGTTACATAACCCGAAAGGCATACGTCTATAGGCAAACGTACCATATGGGCAAGTGAAAGTCGTTTTATCCTGGTCTTCAGGTGCAATCGCTATTTGATTGTATCCTGAATGCCCATCTAAAAAATAGTAAAACTTATACCCAGCCAGTCTCtctagcatttgatcaatgaaggggaggggaaaatgatccttacgggtTGCGTCATTTAGTTTTTTATAGTCTATGCACACACGCCAACCTGTAACTGTCCTAGTGGGTATCAgttcatttttctcattctgTATGACAGTAATTCCCCCCTTCTTTGGTACACACTGCACCGGACTCACCCATGGACTATCAGATATAGGATAAATGATACCTGCATCCAgaagtttgatcgtttcagcttTTACAACTTCCTGCATTTTTGGATTCAATCTCCTTTGTGGTTGGACCAATGGGTTGATGTTCTCTTCCATTAAAATCTTGTGCATGCATAAGGATGGattgattcctttgatatccgCCACTTTCCAGGCAAACACACTCTTGTGTTTCTTGAGCACCTCCATTAGTCTGGCCTCCATCTCACCTGTCAAAAAGGAAGATATTATAACATGTAACTTATCATTCTCACCTAAAAACATGTATTTGAGATGGACAGGTAATGGTTTCAATTCCACAGTAGGTGGTTCCTCAAGGCTTGGTTTCTGGAGGACTAAATCCTTCCGGTTACCAAGGTCTTCAAGTCTAAGTTTTCCACCTCTTCTCCATGACTGGTTGTCATTCAAATATGCTGTCATCTCTTCAATTC
It encodes:
- the LOC140889841 gene encoding uncharacterized protein: MMQQFISSTETRMQNQDASIKNLEKQIGQLAKTISSRDQGTLPSDTEKNPKEQVKAIELRSGKTVEPAPQVEKKPELATSTRIAEVFKKLNINIPFADALMSMPSYAKFLKEILSNKRKLEEHAMISLTENCSALVQNKIPLKQKDPGSFSIPCVINDIQFHKALCDWDASINLMPYSVFRKLSLGEPKSTRMSLQLVDRSIKYPPGIIEDVLVKVDKFIFPVDFVVLDMEEDLDIPLILGRTFLATGKALIDVQKGELLLRVGEEKFSFDVFNALKFFQNNEECFQLDVVDSLLFDYVQDTFQEPLEAALISEQVDVLNDGIEEMTAYLNDNQSWRRGGKLRLEDLGNRKDLVLQKPSLEEPPTVELKPLPVHLKYMFLGENDKLHVIISSFLTGEMEARLMEVLKKHKSVFAWKVADIKGINPSLCMHKILMEENINPLVQPQRRLNPKMQEVVKAETIKLLDAGIIYPISDSPWVSPVQCVPKKGGITVIQNEKNELIPTRTVTGWRVCIDYKKLNDATRKDHFPLPFIDQMLERLAGYKFYYFLDGHSGYNQIAIAPEDQDKTTFTCPYGTFAYRRMPFGLCNAPATFQRCEETNLVLNWEKCHFMVTKGIVLGHRISEQGIEVDKAKAFEVLRERLVTAPILTSPNWDLPFEFMCDASDSAVGAVLVQRIDKLLAVVFALDKFHSYLVLSKITVYTDHSAIKHLLAKKDAKPRLIRWILLLQEFDLEIRDKKGVENVVADHLSRLECIADGATNEIEDIHDWFPDEKLFAIESSPWRIRQREFKEGDVVLLFNSRLRLFLGKLKSRCSGPYKITRVYPSGAIAIKDARNESFTVNAQRLKHYVGGDIDYMSVITTLTDQD